A genomic segment from Nicotiana tabacum cultivar K326 chromosome 7, ASM71507v2, whole genome shotgun sequence encodes:
- the LOC107799562 gene encoding putative importin subunit beta-4 produces MAQSLELLLIQFLMPDNDARRQAEDQIKRLAKDPQVVPSLIHHLRTAKTPNVRQLAAVLLRKKITGHWAKLSPQLRQLVKQSLIESITMEHSPPVRRASANVISIVAKYAVPAGEWSDLLPFLFQCSQSAQEDHREVALILFSSLTETIGNSFQPYFADLQSLLLKCLQDETSNRVRVAALKAVGSFLEFTHDEAEVVKFREFIPSILNVSRQCLASGDEDVAVLAFEIFDELIESPAPLLGDSVKAIVQFSLEVCSSPNLDSNTRHQAIQIISWLAKYKSSSLKKYKLVTPILQVMCPLLAESTDRDEDDDLAPDRAAAEVIDTMALNLSKHVFPPVLEFASLSSQSPNGKFREASVTALGVVSEGCLELMKNKLEPVLHIVLGALRDPEQMVRGAASFALGQFAEHLQPEIVSHYESVLPCILNALEDVSDEVKEKSYYALAAFCENMGEEILPFLDPLMGKLLGALQSSPRNLQETCMSAIGSVASAAEQAFVPYAERVLELMKVFMVLTNDEDLRSRARATELVGIVAMSVGRIKMEPVLPPFIEASISGFGLEYSELREYTHGFFSNAAEILDDGFAQYLPHVVPLAFTSCNLDDGSAVDIDDSDEDENIHGFGGVSSDDEAHDEPRVRNISIRTGVLDEKAAATQALGLFALHTKGSYAPYLEESLKILVRHSSYFHEDVRMQAIISLKYILIATQAALQGHNEGMTKTKEVLDTVMKIYIKTMTEDDDKEVVAQACMAVADIMKDFGYMAVEPYITQLVEATTVLLREQSACQLVESDSEADDDDTEHDEVLMDAVSDLLPAFAKAMGSHFAPIFSTLFNSLMKFAKASRPPQDRTMVVATLAEVAQHMGAPIGGYIDAVMSLVLKELASADATNRRNAAFCVGELCKNGGDAALKYYGDALRGLYPLFGESEPDNAVRDNAAGAVARMIMVHPETIPLNQVLPVFLKVLPLKEDHEESMAVYSCICHLVLSSNSQILSLVPELVNVFAQVAMSPVETPEVKANVGRAFSHLISVYGQQMQPLLSNLSPAHASALATIAPQS; encoded by the exons ATGGCGCAGTCACTTGAGCTATTACTGATTCAATTTCTGATGCCTGACAATGACGCCAGGAGACAAGCCGAGGACCAAATAAAACGTTTAGCTAAAGATCCTCAAGTGGTTCCATCACTGATTCACCATCTCCGCACCGCCAAAACGCCTAACGTTCGTCAGCTTGCGGCGGTTCTCCTCCGTAAGAAAATCACTGGCCACTGGGCTAAGTTATCCCCTCAACTTCGCCAGCTTGTGAAACAGTCCCTAATTGAGAGCATCACCATGGAACACAG TCCTCCGGTGAGGCGAGCTAGTGCAAATGTGATTAGTATCGTTGCAAAGTATGCGGTTCCAGCTGGAGAGTGGTCAGATTTGCTGCCATTTTTGTTCCAGTGCAGTCAAAGTGCACAAGAAGATCATAGAGAG GTGGCTTTGATTCTTTTCAGTTCCTTGACTGAAACTATTGGGAATTCTTTTCAACCATATTTTGCTGATTTGCAATCATTGCTACTCAAGTGCCTTCAAGACGAAACAAGTAACCGTGTCAGAGTTGCAGCTCTCAA GGCAGTTGGATCTTTTCTAGAGTTTACTCATGATGAGGCAGAAGTG GTCAAGTTTCGAGAGTTTATTCCCAGCATTTTGAATGTGTCAAGGCAGTGTCTTGCTTCAGGGGACGAAGATGTTGCTGTGCTTGCTTTTGAAATATTTGATGAGCTAATAGAATCTCCGGCACCTCTTCTTGGGGATTCAGTTAAAGCAATAGTGCAGTTTTCTCTCGAAGTTTGCTCAAGTCCTAATTTGGACTCAAACACTCGCCATCAG GCTATTCAGATAATCTCGTGGCTAGCGAAGTACAAGTCAAGTTCTCTTAAAAAGTACAAACTAGTCACACCAATTTTGCAAGTTATGTGTCCATTGCTTGCTGAATCTACAGACAGGGATGAAGATGATGACCTTGCTCCAGATCGAGCTGCTGCAGAAGTAATTGATACCATGGCTCTGAATTTGTCTAAACATGTATTCCCACCTGTTCTTGAGTTTGCTTCTTTAAGCAGTCAAAGTCCCAATGGGAAGTTTCGGGAAGCTTCTGTTACTGCTCTAGGTGTTGTATCTGAGGGTTGTTTGGAGCTCATGAAGAATAAACTGGAACCAGTTCTCCACATTGTCTTGGGGGCTCTGAGAGATCCTGAACAAATGGTGAGAGGAGCTGCTTCGTTTGCCTTGGGCCAATTTGCTGAGCATCTGCAGCCTGAGATAGTTTCTCACTATGAAAGTGTCCTCCCATGCATTTTAAATGCCTTGGAGGATGTATCTGATGAAGTTAAG GAAAAGTCTTACTATGCATTGGCTGCGTTTTGTGAGAACATGGGCGAAGAAATTCTTCCTTTCCTGGATCCATTGATGGGAAAATTACTTGGTGCCCTCCAGAGTAGCCCTCGTAATTTGCAGGAGACTTGCATG TCTGCTATTGGATCAGTTGCATCAGCTGCTGAACAAGCATTTGTTCCCTATGCTGAAAGAGTTCTAGAGTTGATGAAAGTTTTCATGGTGCTTACCAATGATGAAGACCTCCGTTCACGAGCTAGGGCTACTGAATTGGTTGGGATAGTTGCAATGTCTGTTGGCAGGATAAAGATGGAACCAGTTTTGCCGCCTTTCATTGAAGCTTCAATTTCA GGTTTCGGTTTGGAGTATAGTGAGCTTCGTGAATACACTCATGGTTTCTTTAGCAATGCAGCAGAAATTTTAGATGATGGATTTGCTCAG TACCTTCCACATGTTGTTCCTTTGGCATTCACCTCCTGCAACCTAGATGATGGTTCTGCTGTTGATATTGATGATTCCGATGAAGATGAAAATATTCATGGATTTGGCGGTGTGTCATCTGATGATGAAGCGCATGATGAACCTAGAGTTCGTAATATTAGTATAAGGACTGGTGTACTCGATGAAAAGGCAGCTGCAACTCAAGCCCTTGGCTTATTTGCTTTACATACTAAGGGTTCCTATGCACC TTACTTGGAAGAGTCATTGAAGATTTTAGTGAGGCATTCTAGCTACTTCCATGAGGACGTACGTATGCAAGCCATTATTTCTCTCAAAT ATATTCTGATAGCTACACAAGCAGCCCTCCAAGGTCATAAT GAGGGAATGACAAAGACAAAGGAAGTTCTTG ATACTGTGATGAAAATTTATATAAAGACAATGACAGAAGATGACGATAAAGAAGTTGTTGCACAAGCTTGTATGGCTGTTGCTGACATCATGAAGGATTTTGGTTACATGGCTGTTGAGCCCT ATATCACTCAGCTTGTTGAGGCCACTACCGTTCTATTACGTGAACAGTCTGCTTGTCAGCTCGTAGAATCAGATAGTGAGGCTGATGACGACGACACTGAACATGACGAAGTGCTAATGGATGCTGTTTCTGATCTCCTCCCTGCATTTGCAAAGGCCATGGGTTCCCATTTTGCCCCCATCTTTTCAACGCTGTTCAACTCTTTGATGAAATTTGCA AAAGCATCACGCCCACCACAAGATCGGACCATGGTCGTTGCAACCCTTGCAGAAGTTGCTCAACACATGGGTGCTCCAATTGGCGGCTATATTGAt GCTGTGATGTCCCTGGTTCTTAAAGAATTAGCATCAGCAGATGCTACAAACCGAAGGAATGCAGCATTTTGTGTTGGCGAGTTGTGCAAAAATGGTGGTGATGCTGCTTTGAA ATATTATGGGGATGCCTTACGGGGCCTTTACCCATTATTTGGCGAATCTGAGCCAGATAATGCGGTGAGAGACAATGCTGCTGGTGCGGTGGCAAGGATGATAATGGTCCATCCAGAGACAATCCCACTGAATCAG GTGCTACCTGTTTTCTTGAAAGTTCTTCCTCTAAAAGAAGATCACGAGGAATCCATGGCAGTCTACAGTTGCATATGCCATCTTGTTTTGTCATCTAACTCTCAG ATCCTATCTTTGGTTCCAGAGTTGGTAAATGTTTTTGCCCAGGTTGCCATGTCACCTGTGGAAACCCCTGAAGTCAAGGCTAATGTTGGAAGAGCATTTTCTCACCTAATTTCAGTTTATGGTCAACAAATGCAGCCTCTTTTGAGTAATCTTTCACCTGCACATGCTAGTGCCCTTGCAACTATTGCACCTCAGAGCTGA
- the LOC107799563 gene encoding putative transferase At1g60990, chloroplastic — MIRAMAYCYGANVLFPCHSFSSSLILHLFPTPLAYRPFSYDAPPAKIKRRFSFSPAAALPFDLSPPPIDHDLLDTMTVAGAKVSEDGAIGTFDNDEEALDAVENAVAVVDLSHYGRIRVSGEDRVQFLHNQSTANFEILHEGQGCDTVFVTPTARTIDIAHAWIMKTAITLVVSPVTKERITGMLKKYIFFADKVEIQDITGQTSLFVLIGPRSNQIMEALNLADIVGQPYGSHKHYSVNGMPITVGVGNIISEDGYSLLMSPAAAESVWKALLGHGAIPMGSNAWEILRILQGRPAPGKELTDEFNVLEANLWNAVSLNKGCYKGQETISRLVTYDGIKQRLWGIRVPSPVEPGSTISVDGKKVGKVTSFTKGIRASQPLGLGYIKRKAASEGDTVIIGDDVVGTVVEVPFLARQIPPS, encoded by the exons ATGATTCGAGCGATGGCGTATTGCTACGGTGCCAACGTGCTCTTTCCTTGTCACTCCTTTTCTTCCTCACTCATTCTTCATCTCTTTCCCACTCCATTAGCTTACCGGCCGTTCAGTTACGATGCGCCGCCGGCGAAGATTAAGCGGCGGTTTTCTTTTTCTCCTGCAGCTGCGCTGCCTTTCGACCTTTCTCCGCCTCCCATTGACCACGACCTCCTC GATACTATGACGGTTGCTGGGGCCAAGGTATCAGAAGATGGAGCAATAGGAACATTCGATAATGACGAGGAGGCACTAGATGCTGTTGAGAATGCCGTCGCG GTTGTGGATCTTTCACACTACGGCAGGATAAGAG TTAGTGGAGAAGACAGGGTTCAGTTTCTTCACAACCAAAGTACTGCTAACTTTGAAATTCTTCATGAAGGGCAG GGATGTGACACTGTTTTTGTGACACCAACTGCTAGAACCATCGATATTGCCCACGCCTGGATTATG AAAACTGCGATCACATTGGTGGTCTCTCCAGTGACcaaggaaagaataactggaatGCTTAAGAA GTACATATTCTTTGCAGACAAAGTTGAAATTCAAGATATTACAGGACAAACATCCTTGTTCGTACTAATAGGGCCTAGAAGTAACCAA ATAATGGAAGCTCTGAATCTTGCTGACATAGTTGGACAACCATATGGCTCACATAAGCATTACAGT GTAAATGGAATGCCAATAACTGTGGGAGTGGGAAATATCATCTCTGAAGACGGTTACTCACTACTGATGTCTCCAGCTGCTGCTGAGTCGGTCTGGAAAGCTCTTCTAGGTCATGGGGCCATCCCAATGGGTTCTAATGCATGGGAAATTTTAAGGATACTTCAAG GAAGACCAGCTCCTGGGAAAGAGCTCACTGATGAGTTTAATGTTCTGGAGGCTAATCTGTGGAATGCTGTTTCTCTTAATAAAG GGTGCTATAAGGGCCAAGAAACCATTTCTAGGCTTGTAACTTACGATGGCATCAAACAGAGGCTGTGGGGAATACGCGTACCATCACCGGTGGAACCTGGCAGCACCATCTCAGTGGACGGGAAAAAG GTTGGCAAGGTGACTAGTTTCACCAAAGGTATACGAGCATCTCAGCCCCTAGGACTTGGCTATATCAAGAGGAAAGCTGCTTCTGAGGGAGACACTGTAATTATTGGTGATGATGTTGTGGGTACAGTGGTGGAAGTGCCTTTTCTCGCTCGTCAAATCCCTCCATCCTAG